In a single window of the Acidobacteriota bacterium genome:
- a CDS encoding ribonuclease J: MSKIEIIPLGGIGEFGMNCMGIRYGGEMIVVDAGMGFPEETPYGVDISIPNFDFLEEYRDDLTAIILTHGHEDHIGSLPYILKKFNVPVYSSRFTLALCERRLEEFDMLEDVLMHRVKAGDRVNVGVFDIEFIHASHSLVECFSLAIHTLAGTLIHTGDYKIDDTPVIGKPYDLKMLRRIGDEGVLALLCDSTNATVAGRTPSEQAVIPAFEEIFEESEGRLFVSTFSSSMHRLQIVFDVAHEFGRRVCVLGRSMQRNVEIASDHGLLKIPRGCMATLGESRALDDDEICYLVTGSQGEMRAALWGLATGTYKGLEISKGDTVVLSARIIPGNEKNISRLIGHLYKRGANIIEEKRRLVHVSGHASQEDIKIMVEASQPKFVVPIHGEYRMLFRQKEFIKNHVAGYADEDIILIENGEVLEIDEYGARVVEKHDLYKTFIDEESMEEIEYDIIRERKKLAYGGMISLVVTVDKAKHTLVGEPQITLNGVAGLDITNGFAADARSAVAEAIEEMRPAQIADRTVFKENLRIHLKRYVQQKLSGKPVIVTTVVEV, translated from the coding sequence GTGAGCAAGATCGAAATAATTCCGCTAGGCGGCATCGGCGAATTCGGGATGAACTGTATGGGCATACGCTACGGCGGTGAAATGATCGTCGTCGATGCCGGCATGGGCTTTCCGGAGGAAACGCCGTATGGTGTTGATATTTCGATACCCAATTTCGATTTTCTCGAAGAATACCGCGACGACCTTACCGCGATCATCCTCACGCACGGCCACGAAGACCATATCGGCTCACTGCCGTATATCTTAAAGAAGTTCAATGTTCCGGTTTATTCTTCGCGCTTTACGCTCGCTCTTTGCGAACGGCGTCTCGAAGAATTCGACATGCTCGAAGACGTTCTGATGCACCGCGTCAAGGCCGGTGATCGCGTTAATGTCGGAGTATTCGATATAGAGTTCATCCATGCGTCGCATTCGCTAGTTGAATGCTTCTCGCTGGCGATCCACACGCTCGCCGGCACGCTGATACATACCGGCGATTACAAGATCGACGACACGCCCGTTATTGGAAAACCCTACGACCTTAAAATGCTGCGGCGTATCGGCGACGAAGGCGTGCTCGCACTGCTTTGCGATTCGACCAACGCCACCGTAGCGGGACGCACGCCATCGGAACAGGCCGTCATTCCGGCGTTCGAAGAGATCTTTGAAGAATCGGAAGGTCGCCTGTTCGTTTCTACGTTCTCCTCGTCGATGCACCGCCTGCAGATAGTTTTCGACGTTGCTCATGAATTCGGCCGCCGCGTCTGCGTGCTTGGACGTTCTATGCAGCGAAACGTTGAGATCGCATCTGACCATGGCCTGCTGAAGATACCACGCGGCTGCATGGCGACGCTTGGTGAATCGCGTGCTCTCGACGATGACGAGATCTGCTATCTGGTTACGGGCTCGCAGGGTGAGATGCGTGCGGCATTGTGGGGACTTGCGACAGGAACTTACAAAGGGCTAGAAATATCAAAAGGCGATACCGTCGTTCTTTCCGCTCGCATCATTCCGGGCAACGAAAAGAACATCAGCCGTCTGATCGGCCACCTCTACAAACGCGGCGCCAACATCATCGAAGAGAAACGCCGGCTCGTCCACGTCTCGGGCCACGCGTCGCAGGAAGACATCAAAATAATGGTCGAGGCGTCGCAGCCGAAATTTGTCGTGCCTATTCACGGCGAATATCGAATGCTGTTCCGCCAAAAGGAATTCATCAAGAATCATGTTGCGGGTTACGCCGACGAGGACATCATTCTGATCGAGAACGGGGAAGTCTTGGAGATCGACGAATACGGTGCCCGCGTCGTCGAAAAGCACGATCTGTACAAAACCTTCATCGACGAAGAATCGATGGAAGAGATCGAATACGACATCATCCGCGAAAGAAAGAAACTCGCTTACGGCGGCATGATCTCCCTCGTTGTTACCGTTGACAAAGCCAAACATACGCTCGTCGGCGAACCGCAGATCACGCTGAACGGCGTCGCGGGCCTTGATATTACGAACGGCTTTGCGGCGGACGCTCGTTCAGCCGTCGCGGAAGCTATCGAAGAGATGAGACCCGCGCAGATCGCTGACCGCACCGTTTTTAAAGAAAATCTCCGCATCCACCTAAAACGCTACGTCCAGCAGAAGCTTAGCGGCAAGCCCGTGATCGTAACCACCGTCGTCGA